The sequence TAGCACTGTGATACATTTCTCTTTAGATTATAAAGCCAGTGATATTTCTTCATTAGCCATGAGAACTTTCCCAGGAATTTTTCTGGTACTGGGCCCATTGATGTGTTGTTCTTAATTTCAGAGAACATTGATCAAGTGAACAATttacaaagaaaagcaagatgcCGGGGTATTTACCGAAGGAGACACAACTACTGGTCTCAACAGGCCACTTCCCAGCAGCAGCAAGATAGAGAATCACTAAGAAGTGATGCTCACGTGGACACCCAAGCAAGATAGTAAGTGACGAGGCAGCATGGCTGACCAGTATGAAccagtgaaaaacaaaaccttgTAGTTAAATATGTCATTCTTCTCTCTAACCTGGAAGAGTGAGGAATGATGGGATCAGGTTAACGGTTGAGCAGTCTTTATTGTAGCTCTGCTATCATTGGGGAAAATGTAGAGAAGACTTCCCAAGACTATACGGACCACTTTCTTCTCTCCACTTCCCCACAGTGCTCCCTATGCCATTCCATCCTGTCATCGGAGAGGCAATTTTCAGGAACAAGACGAAACCCATGTTAACAAGGAGACAGAGCAAAAGCCTCCAGagagaagaatggagagaaacAGGCAGGATGAGACCTTGGGGAGCTGGTTCAAGATCAGAGTGAGTGTGCTGGCTAAATGGACCTAACATGTAGAAGAAGATGACAGAGAGAGTCATGTTGGGCGCGTGTAGAGATGCTGGGAACTTTTCTCTCGTGGCAGTGGAGTTGGTAATCTGTCTTGTTATTACTAGGAGTTAACTTCCTAGATCATGTGAGGGCAGGTTCAGAGAAGCAATATAAAGGGAGCAGACtgactgcagggagcatgggagAGGCTGTCTAAAAGCAAAGGAGGAAACTACTGCCAAGGAGATGGAGCAACTCCACACCAGAAGACGCAGTTTGGCTCAAGCTGAGTGTGGGAGGAGGTTGAGTCTCTGGGGTCCTCGTCAGAGGGGCGGGCCAGGTCTGCCTTAGGTAAGATCTCTTAGAACTTTATAAAAGTAAGTACATGTGAAAGATATGAAGTCGATTATTTCAGGAAAAgtatttaaatggaaagaaagggTATTTAGGAAGTCCATGTCTGGTGTAAAAGTTAGCGATAACAGATATTGTCCTATCTTAAGAAATTACCTAAAGCCTGAAAAAAGGTCCTAAAGCAAGACACAGCTGGGTCTTATCTTACCCTTGGATTCCATTGTATCACTTTTCTTTCCCCAATTATTTCTTTGGCTCCTAGATTCCCTTCGGTATTAAATATGATGAGAAGTGGCTGCTGAATTTGATTCAGAAGCAATGCAGTGTCCCCTTCACCCCAGTCGAAGTAAGAGAGGACATTGAGGCCGATGAGAGGAAACGGGGTAGATGGCAGGCCCAGATGAGAAATGGCTCTGGTCTCATATTATGCTTCTCTTGTCACTCTCCCTACAGTTTCACTATGAGAAAATGCAGGCCCAGTTCTTCGTTGAGAATGCCAACATTGCCTTCGCACTGAAGAATGTCAACGGCAAGATTTACAATGAGGCTAATGAAAGGGTATGTATCAAGGGCATGAGCAGGGCTAGCTGGGGGCAAGAGGGCAGGACAGGGGCATGGTCTTGCTTGATCCCAGGGCTCAGATTTCCTGGAGCTTACCCAGCCCCTCTTGTGTTCTCAACAGATATCTATCTTTGTTGATCCCTGTGATGCACCCCACTCTGTGCTGAAGGAGCTGAGGTCAGAAAAGGTGGAGCAGATAAAGGTAATGCAGACTCAACACAACCTGTGCACTCACAGCCAGACCCACCTATTGCCCCCGATCACCACCTCAGCCTCAGGCCCCTGAACCCCATCCCTAACTCTGCAGCTGCCCGTGAAGGAACAATATGATGCCTCCCAGCAATCTCTTGACATCCAGAGAGTCCGCTCTGACCCTGGTATGGCTACAGCAGTAATTGTAGAGCAGGTGAGGGCAGAGGGATCTGGCTGGAAAGGATACTCAGGAATGGTAACTCGGGGAGGGGTTGGTGCTGGAGCTGTACCAGTCAGGAGCCTCTCAGCCCCCGTTTCCCTCCTCCTGTCTTCCTGGAGACTTGATGACCCCTGATACTGGAATGGCACGAAACCCTAGAAATGACATGGCCACCTCCCTGCAGATCCATCCAGGGAATATGCCCAAGGTGAGGACCTTAGACCCGATGTTGGAgcaggtggtgatggtgggagagATTAGGTAGAAGAGGCAGATTTGTCTCAGGTATCCCCTGCTGGGGTCCTCACTCTAACTCTTTCCTCATCATAGCTTTTGGCCTTGGACCTGAGCAATAAGAAACCCTACCAGCTGCACAGCCTGTCCAACACTATGCCGAATGCTTCCAACACCAAGAACTTGAACCTCTCCAACACTGAGGTGAGGTGTGGTACCCAGATCCGTCTTtgaagggaaggtgggaaggcTCATGTGGTGGTGACAGAGGAAGGGAAATGGATTTGTAGGAAAAGGAAGCGACTAGGGGTGCACGGCCAtcctggctctgtttctctggccCATGTGGTTCCTCCTCATAATCACAGGTGAAGTCTGCAGGGGAGATGGACAAGGGTGAGCGGCTGGAGCCAGAAGGGATGTGTGCAGACAGAAACCCCCTGTGCACCACCTTCCCTGATATGTCAACCAACATAAGGTCAGATGCATCCTCTGTCACCCGGTGGCAGCCTGAGCTACTCCCGAAAGTGCCCGTTTGCAAGGGGCAGCTGACGTGGACCTCAGGGAGGACTACAGGCCCTATGCTCTCCTCTCTGCATCACAAAGCTGCCAAAGTTTCAACCAGCACCCAGTGGGCCCCCAGCCCAACATGTgcatattttacattcttacgtGCTGTGTCTGAGCCATTCTGGGGCAGGTGAAGAGCTGCAAATGGGGCGccatttcccctttctcctctcttcttccgTTACCCCCACCACGGGAgagcttctttcccttccctttgttttctctctctcccttgtgTCTAGGCCCATATGTCTCTCTCATCTATCCCCTCGTACCTTCACTCCCTTTCTGTCTTCATccccctccatctccctccctgagccccacctcactcacctccctgccccagcacccTGGGCCATCCAAGGGGGAAGTCCAGGTCTTGGTCCAGGTCTTGGCAGAGTGCTGGACCGCCAGTGAGGTAGCAGAGCCTCGGGCACACACCCcattccctcttctctccacagCCTTCAGTGGGGccctggaggaaggaagggaggggaaggaagcccTGAAGCATGGGTTTGAAATGCTGGTCCCAGTGGCACTGGAGAAGAGAGTCCAGGCAGTCTGCGGGGGAGCtacccaggggaaggagaggaagggagggagggaggcggggagggaggtAGGGCCTGCTCTCCCTCTGTGTCAGTCAATGGGGGACGTGTTCAGGGCCCTGGAAGCCTGGGAcgctgtggtgtgtgtgtacttgCTCCCATGAGGAGGAGGGTCACCTCCACAGTTTCACtgacttttctgttttgtcttgatTTTGGCAGCTCCATCCTGGAATTGTTCCCCAAGTTACTAACCTTGGTAAGTGTATTCCTTGTTCACTGACTCCTCTAACTGGCACTGACAGCACCCACAAACTACTCTGAACCCCATTAGGTCTTGCCCCAGTTACAGTTTTGAAACTGACCCTTCAAAGTCCTGGGCGGAAGGGGATGGTACAGTCCCTGTGGGAACCTGACAAACACTCTGGATCTTCTACAAGCACATTCTTCATAGGCTTTGGGGAATCCATGGTGATGATCCAAACTGTAGTCCTGCCCATGGAATTTCCAGGGCCCTTTCACCACTGACCTCTGACCCTCACCCCCTCTTGGGCCCATCCTTTTCCCTGATCATCCAGCACCACCTCCTGGTCTGCACTGCTGACatcctcttctcttccccaggATGACCAGGAGACATCCCCACTGGCTAAGTGTGGTATTGAAGCCTGCAAGCGCTTACCAACCTGCAAGGTGAGGACGGAGGATCAAGCCGGGTTTTAAGTGGTGCCTGAGAAGGGGGTGTCAGCCATGGTCCTGAGGACTGTTTTGATTCCAGGGAAGCTACTTTGGTTCTGATGAGCTGAAAAGCCTAGTCCTGCAATTCCTGAAGCAGTAAGTACCTCAGGGAAGCTGAGCAAGGGGGGAAGGGCTAGGACAGGTGAGGCCACCTAAGCACAGGTCTGCTCAGGGGAGTTTTCAAGTCTCATTTGAGGTCCAGACCACAGAGATAGACTGTCTTCATTGCTCCTCCTTAGGTACTACTTGATCCATGACTATGGAGACAGACAGGTTCTCGCGGGTGCTTATCACGAGGAGGCCTGCTTCTCCCTGACGATTCCCTTCCACCCCGAGGACCCAGCCCCGTGAGTATCACAGCACAGGCTGTGCTCCCGGGCCGTGTGGCTCCCCAGCAGACACAGGCCAGCTGCTGCAAACACCCACCACCCACTGTTGCTCTTTGTCTCCTAGAAGCAGCTTGTGCGAGTATTTCAAGGACAGCAGGAATATGAAGAAGCTCAAGGACCCCCGTGAGTGTGTGATGGGAAGACTGGGTGGGAAAGGGCGGTGAAGGAGTCAATCATAGGGCCCAGGGCGTGGCAGCCCCTGACCTTCGCTCgcttcccctcccctcacagACCTGCGGGTCCAGCTGCTGAAGCACACAAAACGTGTCATTGTGCACACTCTCTGTGTGTTGCCCAAGACTCAGCATGACTTCAGCTCCTTCGTGGTGGACACGTGGTTCCAGACGGTGAGCGCCTGCTTCTTCCCTAGGGTGGGCCCAGGAAGCCgcaggtgggtgggaggtggaggtggtgacTGGGCGCCTGGGCTCTTCCCTTTCAGGAAACGATGCTCTGCTTCTCCGTCAGCGGGGTGTTCAAGGAAGGTGAGTGTGTGTAGACCCCCAGCGCAGATGTCCCACTGCTGCCTCCCCCAGGCCAGGCTCACACCCAGAACCACTCAGCTTCCCTgacccctttccttcccttcgctttctttccccttccgttcccttccctcccctcccctcccctactcctcgcctccccttccccactgtgttcTCCTGCCCTCAGGCTTCCCACAGACAACCCCGGTCTGAGCTGTGTCCATGCCTGTCTGCCCTGCACACCCTGGGCATTGAGGGCACAGGCTGTGGATTTTGGTGGCTCTCATCCCAGATTCTTACTCTGAGAACTTGGGCCATTACTCAACctctcggtttcctcatttgcaaaatggggtaGTAGTATCCACCTCTTGGGCGGCTGTGAAAAATGCATCCCGTGAACTTGTGCAGTGGTCGTCAGGGGCCCTGTCACTGGGCGCAGACTGCTCCTACAGTTGCCCTCCCCATTCCCGACACCCTGGCCCCCGTGAACAACTGCCCTCTCAGCATGAGTGTCCAGTCACACCCTGACTGGGGACCGCCGTGTGAGCGTGTACAGCACATGCAGCTGTAAGGGGTGCTGTAATTTGTTTGTTGTTGAAGTGGAAGGACGTTCTCAGGGCTGTGTGCGTGCCTTCACCCGGACCTTCATCGCTACCCCTGCCCGCTACGCCAGGTGAGAGCCCTGTTGTGGGCGGGAATGCCCATCCCCGCCTGGGCTCAGGGGCGTGGGAATGTGGTGGCAAAGACCTTAGGTTTACTCAATATTGTGGAAAGCCAGCAGGGGGATCCCAGGAGCAGTCTAGCCTAGTGGTTAAGAAGAACATGGGCTCTGGGATCGGCCTATGGGTTCTTTCCTTGACCCAACACtcactcgctgtgtgaccttggtcaattCACATGACCTCTGTGTGACTCAGTGTCTTCTTCTGAGAATGGGGATCAGACTGTCCACCCCTTGCACTGTGGTAAACGGTAAATGCGAAATTGCCCCTGGTTTGGGGATGAACCTATAAATCAAGTGAAGGTGGTAGACAGTCTTTCCAAAGGTGGGCTCTGTAGGGAGGGGCAGAGGTACCAGTCAAGGAACCTGGGAGACAGACACAGGAGGGACGTGGAAGGAATCCGGTTGCTGAGTGCCAGTGGGAGCAGAGTCAGTTCTGGGGGTGTGGGTGTCCATCCACCAGTTGTCTGAGGGCCCATTTTTCCTTCAGTCTGTGCATCATGAATGACGAGCTGTTTGTGAGGGATGCCGACCCCAGTGAGACCCAGAGTGTGTTCTCCATCCCACTGCCTACACCCACCTCCAGCTCCATGCACCCCCTctcccagcagcagcaggacaTCATGCAGGCATCCTCCACCCCATCTGAGATGAACCGCTAGTGGTCTCAGAAGTGAGTGCTGGGGTTGCATGGGGATaggagggagctgggaggagTAGAGGGGTGATTAATGGGAATTTTcaggtaattattttaaatctatttttcctTACAAACGTTTACTTGTGAGAAATACCCTAATTTCATACTAATACATTTCCATGTATTGTAAAATACAGGTATCCTATCTTATATACTGTTTTGTAACTTCTTTTATTATTAGTGCCAGCATAGTTTCTTTCAGTATATGTGAAGCTACATTATTCTTTCTAAGATCAATATATTAAACAATTGAATTCCAGGAAGCCATAAGCTGTTATTGATAGGCATTTAGCTTTTCGCCTCTTCTTCAGCATTACATGCAGTGGCATCTGCTCATTCTGGTACATACATGTTGGTAAACTTGAAGGCTTGCTCTTGTAGCATAGATGTAGCAGTGAAGTTGTGTGGTCAAGTGTCTCCAGTTTGGTCCTAAGGGAGGTCATCTATCCTCCCCCACTAGAGGTGCTTTCAGTACAATGACTAGACTATACCAGAGCTAAAAATTTCTTTACTCATCAAAAAGTGAATTCTGAGAATTCAGAGATAAGAAGAAATAGACCTCTAGGATTTCAGGAAGGTGAAGGTGGACAGAAGTCAGGTGCCCTGGGGTTGACACTCACGGCTGCTGGCTCTGCTCACATCCCAattctttctctttactttcttcAGTCCAAGGGCAAAATTCCAGATGTGACCCTCATCCACTGACCTGGGATCTTGAGAACAAATCTCTGCAAATGAGCCTTTAGATGTCAGTTTCATCCTCATCATATTTGTCACCTCTCTTCTCTTAACTGAAGCCATATCCATGACTAAGCTTGCAGTCCAGCTAATCAGGAAGCCAAAGTTTACCGTGTAGGCCTGcccattgtttttttatttttccaacgcATGATCcttgttcatctttttattaaAGAGTAACATTGCACATTGTATGCTGTGTGTCTTGGATTGCTTTTCCCCTGACCCAACCATGAGTTAGTGGGGCCAGGACCAAAAGGTCCCATCTCCCACATCATCCCTGGCAGTCTCTAGCAGTTATATACGACGTACACAGTGCTTGAAAATTATAGAGTAAGGACTCCATTCCTGGACAACACTAAAATCCATGCTTTGCCTCCCGATAACCTTCTCTCCACCACTTCAGTACTCACAAGTTGTGACCGTTCTGATGTTCACTTCTATAAACAAATATAACGTATTTAGCAAGTAAAGTACCATATTTACTCCATTAATTATggatttcttaattatttaacaGGTCTAAAACTGTGTTGACATATTTATTAGTTTCTTAGGTTCTGTACCTAAGACTATTTTCCCCACAActccagtgttgttttttttaacttttatattttgaaataattattgattTACCAAAAGTTGAAAAAAGTTGTGTAGAGAGGTCATGTATACCCATCACTCACCTTCTCCTAATGATAACACCTTGTATTACTTTAGTACAGTATCGAAACTAAGAAATGGACATTGGTACAATCCACTGAGCTTAACACAGTTTCGCCATTTTACATGCACTCATTTGTGTGTTAGAACACTTGTGtataatacttatatatttaataattccaTGCACTTTTACCTGCAGTGTAGGTGTTCTAACTATCACCACAAACAAGATCAAAAACTGTTTCATCACCACACGTTTCCCTCATGTTAGCCTTTATAGCCACACCCACCTTCTTCCTGATCCCACATCCCTAAACTCTGTCAAACACTATTATAATTTCCTAAAtgtcatagaaatggaatcatatagtacacTACATTTAGGAATggatttctttcactcagcataattctcctgagatccatccaagttgtaaCGTGTGTCTATCGTcggtttctttttattgctgaataggaTTCCACGGtgtgaatgtaccacagtttgcttaCCCATTCCCCCGTTGAAAGACATCTGGGCTATTTCCACTTTTTAACTATTGTGAGTAAAACTGTGATGAACTTCatgtaaaggttttttttttgtttttttaaacatcttttttggggtataatcgctttacaatgttgtgttagtttctgctttataacaaattgaatcagctatacatatacatatgttcccatatgtcttccctcttgtgtctccctccctcccactctccccatcccacccttccaggctgtcacaaagcaccgagctaatatccctgtgccttgcggctgcttccccccagctatctaccttactacgtttgttagtgtgtatatgtccatgactctctctcgccctgtcaaaactcacccttccccctccccatatcctcaagtccgttctccagtaggtctgcgtctttattcctgtcttacccctaggttcttcatgacattttttttcccttaaattccatatatatgtgttagcatacggtatttgtctttttctttctgacttacttcactctgtatgacagaccctaggtctatccatctcattacaaatagctcaatttcatttctttttaaggctgagtaatattccattgtgtatatgtgccacatcttctttatccattcatccgatgatgggcgcttaggttgtttccatctccgggctattgtaaatagagctgcaatgaacattttggtacatgactctttttgaattttggttttctcagggtatatgcccagtagtgggattgctgggtcatatggtaattctatttgtagttttttaaggaacctccatactgttctccgtagtggctgaaccaattcacattcccaccagccgtgcaagagtgtccccttttctccacaccctctccagcatttattgtttctagattttttgatgatggccattctgaccggtgtgagatgatatctcattgtagttttgatttgcatttctctaatgattaatgatgttgagcattctttcatgtgtttgttggcattctgtatatcttctttggagaaatgtctatttaggtcttctgcccatttttggatggggttgtttgtttttttgttattgagctgcatgagctgcttgtaaattttggagattaatcctttgtcagttgcttcatttgcaaatgttttctcccattctgagggttgtcttttggtcttggttatggtttcctttgatgtgcaaaagctttgaagtttcattaggtcccatttgtttatttttgtttttatttccattactttaggaggtgggtcagaaaggatcttgctgtgatttatgtcatagagtgttctgcctatgttttcttctaagagtttgagagtttctggccttacatttaggtctttaatccattttgagcttatttttgtgtatggtgttagggagtgatctaatctcatacttttacatgtacctgtccagttttcccagcaccatttattgaagaggctgtcctttctccactgtacattcctgcctcctttatcaaagataaggtgtccatatgtgcgtgggtttatctctgggctttctatcctgttccactgatctatctttctgtttttgtgccagtaccatactgtcttgattactgttgctttgaaatatagtctgaagtcaggaagcctgattcctccagctccttttttcgttctcaagactgctttggctattcggggtcttttgtgtttccatacaaattgcgaaattttttattctagttctgtgaaaaatgccagtggtagtttgatagggattgcattgaatctgtagattgctttgggtagtagagtcattttcacaatgttgattcttcccatccaagaacatggtatatctctccatctatttgtatcatctttaatttctttcatcagtgtcttataattttctgcatacaggtcttttgtctccttaggtaggtttattcctagatattttattctttttgttgcaatggtaaatgggagtgttttcttgatttcaatttcagatttttcatcattagcatataggaatgccagagatttttgtgcattaattttgtatcctgctactttaccaaattcattgattagctctagtagttttctggtagcatctttaggattctctatgtatagtatcatgtcatctgcaaacagtcacagctttacttcttcttttccgatttggattccttttatttccttttcttctctgattgctgtggctaaaacttccaaaactatgttgaataagagtgatgagagtgggcaaccttgtcttgttcctgatgttagtgcaaatgctttcagtttttcaccattgaggatgatgtttgctgtgggcttgtcatatatggcctttattatgttgaggaaagttccctctatgcctactttctggagggtttttatcataaatgggtgttgaattttgtcgaaagctttctctgcatctattgagatgatcatatggtttttctccttcaatttgttaatatggtttatcacattgatagatttgcgtatattgaagaatccttgcattcctggaataaaccccacttgatcatggggtatgatccttttaatgtgcttttggattctgtttgctagtattttgttgaggatttttgcatctatgttcatcagtgatattggcctgtagtgttctttctttgtgacatccttgtctggttttggtatcaaggtgatggtggcctcgtagaaggaatttgggagtgttcctccctctgctatattttggaagagttcaagaaggataggtgttagctcttctctaaacgtttgatagaattcacctgtgaagccatctggtcctcggcttttgtttcttggaagatttttaatcacagtttcaatttcagtgcttgtgattggtctgttcatattttctatttcttcctgattcagtcttggcaggttgtgcatttctaagaatttgtccatttcttccagattgtccattttgttggcatagagttgcttgtagtaatctctcatgattttttttatttctgcagtgtcagttgttacttctcctttttcatttctaattctattgatttgagtcttctccctttttttcttgatgagtctggctagtggtttatctattttgtttatcttctcaaagaaccagcttttagttttattgatctttgctatcgtctccttcatttctttttcatttatttctgaactgatttttatgatttctttccttctgctggctttggggtttttttgttcttctttctctaa is a genomic window of Phocoena sinus isolate mPhoSin1 chromosome X, mPhoSin1.pri, whole genome shotgun sequence containing:
- the LOC116747646 gene encoding nuclear RNA export factor 3-like, whose protein sequence is MERNRQDETLGSWFKIRIPFGIKYDEKWLLNLIQKQCSVPFTPVEFHYEKMQAQFFVENANIAFALKNVNGKIYNEANERISIFVDPCDAPHSVLKELRSEKVEQIKLPVKEQYDASQQSLDIQRVRSDPDLMTPDTGMARNPRNDMATSLQIHPGNMPKVKSAGEMDKGERLEPEGMCADRNPLCTTFPDMSTNISSILELFPKLLTLDDQETSPLAKCGIEACKRLPTCKGSYFGSDELKSLVLQFLKQYYLIHDYGDRQVLAGAYHEEACFSLTIPFHPEDPAPSSLCEYFKDSRNMKKLKDPHLRVQLLKHTKRVIVHTLCVLPKTQHDFSSFVVDTWFQTETMLCFSVSGVFKEVEGRSQGCVRAFTRTFIATPARYASLCIMNDELFVRDADPSETQSVFSIPLPTPTSSSMHPLSQQQQDIMQASSTPSEMNR